The following DNA comes from Mycolicibacterium aromaticivorans JS19b1 = JCM 16368.
TGGCGGGGATGATGCCCTCCAGCCGGCACAGCAGCCGGAACGCGTCCATGGCCTCGGTGTCGGTGATCGGCTGATACTCGGTGCGCCCGATGTCCTTGAGGAACGCATGCTCTGGGCCGACGCCCGGATAGTCCAGACCTGCCGATATCGAATGCGACTCGATGGTCTGACCGTCCTCGTTCTGCAGCAGATACGAGTAGGAGCCCTGGAAGGCGCCGGGCGTTCCGCCAGCGAAAGTCGCTGCATGCCTTCCGGTTTCGACGCCATCACCAGCCGCCTCGTAACCGATCAGCCGCACACCCACGTCGTCGATGAACGGGTGGAAGATGCCGATCGCATTGGACCCGCCACCCACACAGGCGGCCACGGCGTCGGGCAGCCGGCCGGCCTGCGCCAGCATCTGCGCGCGCGCCTCGAGTCCGATGATGCGCTGGAAGTCGCGCACCATCATCGGGAACGGGTGCGGCCCGGCGGCCGTCCCGAAGCAGTAGTACGTGTTGTCGGCGTTGGTGACCCAGTCGCGGAAGGCGTCGTTGATGGCGTCTTTGAGCGTCTTGGAGCCGGACTCCACCGACACCACCTCAGCGCCCAGCAGCCGCATCCGCGCGACGTTGAGCGCCTGGCGCGCGGTGTCCACCGCGCCCATGTAGATGACGCACTCCAGGCCCAGCAGCGCGCACGCGGTCGCGGTTGCCACGCCATGCTGGCCGGCACCGGTCTCCGCGATGACGCGGGTCTTGCCCATCTGCTTGGCGAGCAACGCCTGGCCGAGCACGTTGTTGATCTTGTGCGAGCCGGTGTGGTTGAGGTCCTCGCGCTTGAGGAAGATGCGCGCCCCACCGAGGTGTTCGCTCAGCCGGACCGCTTCGTACAGTGGCGACGGACGCCCGGCGTAGTGGGTCTGCAGGTTGTCGAGGCGATCCAGAAATTCCTGGTCCGTGCGGGCCTTGTCGTAGGCGGCCGTCACCTCTTCGATCACGGCCATCAGTGCCTCGGCCACGTACCGCCCGCCGTACGCGCCGAAGTGCCCGCGGGCATCGGGTTCGTGCAACGTCTGCTCGGCTACGGCCGCGCTCATGCGCGGCACGTTCGGAGTGGTGATATCAGCCACGACTCAGCGAGCGGGTTTCGGACAGGAGGGATGAGCTCCCGCGGTCACCAGGTCTGCAACGGCGCTGCGCGGGTCCCCGCTGGTGACCAGACCTTCGCCTACCAACACCGCATCGGCTCCGGCGCCGGCGTACGCCAGCAGGTCAGCGGTGCCCCGGACACCGGATTCGGCGACCCGGATGATGTCGGATGGCAGCCCCGGCGCAATCCGCGCGAAGCAGTCCCGGTCCACCTCCAGCGTCTTGAGGTCGCGAGCGTTGACGCCGATGACCTTGGCTCCGGCCTGCAGCGCCCGGCTGGCTTCTTCCTCGGTGTGCACCTCGACCAGCGCGGTCATGCCGAGGGACTCGGTGCGCTCCAGCAGCGACTCCAGGGCCGGCTGCTCGAGCGCGGCGACGATCAGCAGCAGCATGTCCGCGCCGTGCGCCCTGGCCTCGTGAATCTGATAAGGCCGGACGATGAAGTCTTTGCGTAGCACCGGGATTCGCACCGCGGAACGCACCGCGTCGAGGTCAGCCAGCGACCCGTGGAAGCGGCGTTCCTCGGTGAGCACGCTGATCACCCGCGCGCCGCCGCTCTCATAGGCGCGAGCCAGCTCTGAGGGGTCGGCGATATTGGCCAGCTGGCCGCGGGAAGGGCTGGCGCGCTTCACTTCGGCGATGACGGCGATGCCCGGCGCGCGCAGCGCGGCCAGTACGTTCAGCGGCGCCGGTGCGGCCTCCGCGGCGGCTTTGACCTCAGCCAGACTGATGATCGCCTCGCGGGCGGCTACGTCGGCGCGCACTCCCTCGATGATCGAGTCGAGCACGCTTGCCGAAGTCATGGCTGCCGGATCCCTTCTCACGCCCTGGCGATCTCGCTTGCGTCGTCCAGTGAAGGGTAGTCGTATCGAGCCGCGCATCCGTCACCGACCCTCGGTGTCGGTGCCGCGATCCGTGGGATCGACACCTTCGTCGAGCGCATCCCACATGCCCCGCTCCGAAACGCCCGTATCCGTGTCCTCGTCACGCGCGGCGCTGCGGCGAACAGCCGGTGCCGCGTATTTGGCGGTGGCCTGGCGTCCGGAGGCTGCCGAGCGCATCAGCAGCACGGCAGCGACCAGGGCACATACCGCCGCACCGATGGTCAGCCCGGCGCCGAGGTACTGCCGGCCGCTGGCGACCAGCGTGTGCACCGGGATCTGGGCGAGTTCGGCGGCGCGCGGACCGACGTCCGGGGTGCGGATCAAGCTGAGACCGAGGTAACCCAGCAGCAACGTCACCACCGCCAGCAGCACCGCGACCGCGCGCAGACCCCATCCCCGGACCGCCAGACCGGCCACCGCGGCGGCCAGCAGCAGCACGGCCAACGGCAGCAGCGCGTTGGACCAGCCGGCCCCCGTGAGCGTCACCGTTTTGGGCTGGCCGAGACCGTCGAACGAGGTCACCGACACCCAGGTCAGCCGGGAGGCCACCCACAGCAGCGCTGCCGCGACGACCAGCAACAGCTGTCCGATTCGGATCACGGAGCGCACAGCGTTTCGGCGGCCGCGATCGCGTTCAGTACCGCCTTGGCCTTGTTGGCGGACTCGTTGTACTCGTACGGACCGTTGGAATCGGCCACCACTCCGCCTCCGGCCTGCACATAGGCGGTGCCCTTGCTCATCAGGGCGGTGCGGATGGCGATCGCGAAGTCGGCGTTCCCGGCGAAGTCCAGATAGCCCACGACACCGCCGTACAGGCCGCGACGGGTCTTTTCCACCCCTTCGATGAGCTCCATGGCCCGTACCTTCGGCGCACCGGTCAGCGTGCCGGCCGGGAAGCAGGCCGTCACCGCATCCAGGGCCGTGCGGCCGTCGGCGAGCAGTCCGGTGACCGTCGACACGATGTGCATGACGTGGCTGTAGCGCTCGATGTGGCTGTAGTCCTCGACGCGCACCGTGCCCGGGACACACACCCGGCCGAGGTCGTTGCGGCCGAGGTCGACCAGCATCAGGTGCTCGGAGCGTTCCTTCTCGTCGGCCAGCAACTCCTTCTCGAGCAGCTGGTCTTCCTCCTCGGTCTGACCGCGCCACCGCGTCCCCGCGATCGGATGCGTTGTGGCCCAGCCGTCCTTCACCGTCACCAACGACTCCGGGCTGGAGCCGACGATCGAAAACGCTGTTCCCCCAGTCTCATCCGGCACGTGCATCAGATACATGTATGGGCTGGGATTGGTGACCCGCAGCATCCGGTACACGTCGATCGGGTCGACGGCGGTGTCGACCTCGAAGCGCTGCGAGGGCACGACCTGGAAAGCCTCACCGGCCTCGATCTCCTTGACCAGGCGCTCGACGATCTCGCTGTACTCCTCCATCGTGCGCTGGGAGCGGTGTCGAGACTGAGGGCGCGAGTAGGTCGCCACGGTCGACGACAGGGGCTGGCCGAGCGCCTTGGTCATCACGTCGAGGCGCGCGACGGCGTCGTCGTAGGCCTCGTCCACTCGTTCGTCGGTGCCGTTCCAGTTCACCGCGTTGGCGATCAACGTGATCGTGCCCTCGTGATGGTCGACGGCGGCCAGATCGGTGGCCAGCAGTAGAAGCATGTCGGGCAGGCCGAGGTCGTCGGTGACCATCTCGGGAAGCCGCTCGAGGCGCCGGACGAAGTCGTAGGCGAAGAACCCGACCATCCCGCCCGACAACGGTGGCACCCCGGCCGGCGATTCGGTGGACAGCAACGCCATCGTCTCGTGCAGGGCCTGCAACGGATCGCCACCGGTCGGGGCGCCCTGCGGGGTGGCGCCCAGCCACACGGCCTCGCCGTCACGCACGGTCAGTGCCGAGGGCGCACCCGCGCCGATGAACGACCAGCGCGACCACGACCGGCCGTTCTCAGCGGACTCGAGCAGGAATGTTCCGGGCCGGTTGGCCGCCAGTTTCCGGTACGCCGACAGCGGTGTCTCACTGTCCGCGAGCACCTTGCGGATCACCGGCACCACGCGATGTTCGGCGGCCAGCGCCCGGAACTCCTCACGCGTGGTGGTGGCGGCGAGGTTGGATTGCACGGGTACATCCTCCCAGACCCGCCGCGCCGGATTGACCGGCGTAGCCTGCACCCATGAAACGTGGAGACCGGGTTGCGGACTTCGAACTGCCGGACCAGACCGGCACCGTGCGCTCACTGACTGAATTGCTGGCCGACGGGCCGATTGTGCTGTTCTTCTACCCTGCCGCGATGACGCCGGGCTGCACCAAGGAAGCGTGCCATTTCCGCGACCTCGGCTCGGAGTTCGCGGCGCTAGGCGCCAGCCGGGTGGGCATCAGCACCGACGCGGTGGACAAGCAGGCCCGGTTCGCCGACTCCCAGAATTTCGACTACCCGCTGCTGTCCGACGCCGACGGCGCGATCGCCACCACGTTCGGCGTGAAGCGCGGGCTGCTGGGCAAGCTTATCCCGGTGAAGCGCACGACGTTCGTCATCGACACCGATCGCACGGTGCTCGAGGTCATCTCCAGCGAGGTCAACATGGACGCCCATGCGGACAAGGCGCTGGAGGTGCTCAAGACGCGTTGAGCGCACCCTTGCCGTAGGTGGCCACGAAGAGGTCGTACAACTCGCCGGGCTTGATCTCGACTCCCCGTTCGTCGGCGAGCGCCTGCGCGCGCCGGGCGAAGTCGATCTGCATCTCGCGCGGCAAGTCCAGTCCGTATTCGGTGAGCAGCACGTAGGCGAAGCCGCCCTTTCCCGACTGCGAGTTGACCCGGATCACGGCGTCATATGCGCGTCCGATATCGGCTGGATCAATGGGCAGATACGGTACCCGCCAATCGATTTCACGCTCTGAGCGCCCCGTTCGCAGTGCGCGTTCCCGGTGTTCGGCGAGCCCCTTCTTGATCGCGTCCTGATGAGTTCCCGAGAACGCGGTGTGCACCAGAGCCCCGACGTAGGGATGACGTTCGTGGATCGGCATCCGCGTGCAGTATTCGACCGTGCGGGCGATCTCGTCGATATTCGAGAAGTCGATCATCGGGTCGATGCCTTGGGCGTGCATGTTCAACGCCAGCGTCGCGATGTCGACATTGCCGGTGCGCTCGCCGTTTCCGAACACACAACCCTCCACGCGTTGCGCCCCGGCCAGGATGGCCAACTCCGCACAGGCCACACCGGTGCCCCTGTCATTGTGTGGATGAACCGACAGGATCACACTGTCGCGTCGCGCCAGATTGCGGTGCATGTACTCGATCTGGTCGGCATACACGTTGGGCGTGGCCACCTCGACGGTGGCGGGCAGGTTCAGGATCACCGGCCGCTCCGGGGTGGCGTCCCACAGTCTTGTCATGTCGTCGCAGAGGCCCAGCACGTAGTCGGGCTCGGTCAGATTGAAGACCTCCGGCGAGAACTCGAACCTGATATTGCCTGCTTCGCCGGTGAATTCGAGCACGTCGCGACCCCCGGCCAGGACCAGCCCGCGCAGCTCGGCACCGTCTCTCCCCAGCACCACGTCCCGCCACGTCGGCGCCGTCGCGGTGTACATGTGAACGACGACGTCACCCGTGATCCCCCACACCGAGTCGACGGTCCGCTCGATCAGGTCGCGCCGGGCCGGCGTGAAGACGACTATCGTCACGTCCGCGGGCACGATATCGGATTCGGCCAGTAGCCGGACGAAGTTGTAGTCGGCCTGCGACGCAGACGGGTAACCGACCTCAATCTCCTTGTACCCCATCGCTACCAGAAGTTCGAAGAACCGTCGCTTGCGGGCGGGATCCATCGGGTCGGGCAGCGCCTGGTTGCCGTCACGCAGGTCGACGGGCACCCACAGGGGTGCGTGGGAAATCTGGGCGTTCGGCCAATGACGTTCTGCGAGTGGCACTTCCACACGGTCGTAGACGCTGGCATAGCGGTACGACGGCATCGGTGAGGGTTGTTGACGATTCCATGCAAACATTTCGTGGTCGCTTCCTGGTCGGGGTATTACTGGAGTTCCGACCGGCACGACAACGCCCCACGGCGGGGAACCGGTCGTTCAGGCCCCGCCGCGGCGACTAAGCACGAGTGCACATGTCATGGTGCCCAGACTGTACACTTCTCCTCAGACAAGTAGAGAGGTTTGGTTGTGGATTCACCTGTCGTCCAAGTGCAGCGCCACCCCCTTGCAGCCCAGACGGCCCATCTACTGCTTTCACGGATCCGCAACGGCGAGTGGCCTCTGGGTCACCGATTGCCCGGCGAGACCACACTCGCCGCCCAGCTCGGCGTCGGCCGCTCGACGCTGCGCGAGGCGATCCGTGAACTCGCCGGCAAAGGGGTTCTCGACAGTCGCCAGGGTGCAGGCGTTTTCGTGATCGCCCTCGATGCGAGCGAGGACTGGGACACCATCCTGAGGCGTACGACGATCGCCGCAGTGATCGAGGCACGCATCGCGATCGAAGCCGAGGCCGCCGCGTTGGCCGCCACCCGGCGCACCCCCGCCGATCTGCGAGCGATCCGCCGCACGCTGGCCGCCCGTGGTGTCGAAGGCCAGTCCATCCCCGACCACGTCGACGCCGACGCCGCGTTTCACCGGGCGGTCGTGGCGGCCGCACACAACGACGTGCTGACGCAGTTGTTCGACGCGTTCCTGCCTCGGTTACGCCTGGCGATGATCGACATGCTCAAGATCAGGCCGGTGCCCGGCCAGGCCGACCACGTCGCGCACCGGGAGCTCGCCGACGCGATCGCCGCCCGCGATCCCATCGCGGCCGCCACAGCCAGCAGGTCGCATTTGAGTGCGTTGAAGGAGTCTTACGCGTGACACCCGTTCTCGAACTCGACGAGGTGACGTTCCGCCGCAACGGCAAACAGATCATCGACGGCATATCGCTCACGGTGGAACGCGGCGAGCACTGGGCGCTGCTGGGCCCCAACGGGGCAGGCAAGAGCACATTGCTCGGTTTCTGCGCCGCCGAGACGTTCCCCACCACCGGCACGGTCACGGTGCTCGGCCGCCAGATGGGGCGCACCGATCTGGCGGCACTGCGCCGTTCGATCGGATACGTGAATCCCCGCCACCGCCTTCAGTATTCGCTGACCGTGCGGGAAGTGGTGCTCACCGGTATCACCGCCACCATCGACCTGCCGATGCGCTGGACACCGAACCCGGAACAGGCCGAGCACGCCGACGCGATGATCGCCGCGGTGGGGATGAGCCGTAAATCCGACGATGTGTGGCCGACGCTGTCACAGGGTGAGCGTGGCCGCGCTCTCATTGCGCGAGCGCTGGTTTCGGAGCCCGAGCTGCTGCTGCTCGACGAGCCGACGACCGGACTGGACGTCGCCGCCCGCGAGCAGCTGCTGGAGACCATCGACGGCCTCGACCACACCCATCCCGACGTCGCGTCGATCCTGGTGACCCATCACCTCGAAGAGCTGCCGACCACCACCACCCACGCGCTGTTGATCGCGGACGGGCGCACCGTGGCGAGCGGGCCTGCGCGCGAGACGATCTCTACAGACAACGTCACCGCCGCGTTCTCGCACCCGATCGCGGTCGGCTACCAGGACGGCCGCTGGACCGCGCGAGCCAAGGCCACGGCGATCGACGTCTAGCTTTCCGGCGCCAGGAGCTGGTCGGCGTCGAAGCAGCTGTGGTCACCGGTGTGGCAGGCTCCGCCGACCTGGTCGACCTCCAGCAGCACCGCGTCGCCGTCGCAGTCCAGCCGTACCGAGTGCACGTGTTGGGTGTGCCCGGAGGTCGCTCCCTTGACCCAGTACTCGCCGCGGGATCGCGAATAATAGGTCGCTTCGCGGGTTTCCAGCGTGCGGGCCAGTGCCTCGTCGTCCATCCAGGCCACCATCAGCACGTCGCCGCTGCCACGCTCCTGTGCGATCG
Coding sequences within:
- the trpB gene encoding tryptophan synthase subunit beta translates to MSAAVAEQTLHEPDARGHFGAYGGRYVAEALMAVIEEVTAAYDKARTDQEFLDRLDNLQTHYAGRPSPLYEAVRLSEHLGGARIFLKREDLNHTGSHKINNVLGQALLAKQMGKTRVIAETGAGQHGVATATACALLGLECVIYMGAVDTARQALNVARMRLLGAEVVSVESGSKTLKDAINDAFRDWVTNADNTYYCFGTAAGPHPFPMMVRDFQRIIGLEARAQMLAQAGRLPDAVAACVGGGSNAIGIFHPFIDDVGVRLIGYEAAGDGVETGRHAATFAGGTPGAFQGSYSYLLQNEDGQTIESHSISAGLDYPGVGPEHAFLKDIGRTEYQPITDTEAMDAFRLLCRLEGIIPAIESAHAVAGVVKLAAELGPGSIILVNLSGRGDKDVETAAKWFGLFDQSGPGAS
- the trpC gene encoding indole-3-glycerol phosphate synthase TrpC; translation: MTSASVLDSIIEGVRADVAAREAIISLAEVKAAAEAAPAPLNVLAALRAPGIAVIAEVKRASPSRGQLANIADPSELARAYESGGARVISVLTEERRFHGSLADLDAVRSAVRIPVLRKDFIVRPYQIHEARAHGADMLLLIVAALEQPALESLLERTESLGMTALVEVHTEEEASRALQAGAKVIGVNARDLKTLEVDRDCFARIAPGLPSDIIRVAESGVRGTADLLAYAGAGADAVLVGEGLVTSGDPRSAVADLVTAGAHPSCPKPAR
- a CDS encoding TIGR02234 family membrane protein, with the translated sequence MIRIGQLLLVVAAALLWVASRLTWVSVTSFDGLGQPKTVTLTGAGWSNALLPLAVLLLAAAVAGLAVRGWGLRAVAVLLAVVTLLLGYLGLSLIRTPDVGPRAAELAQIPVHTLVASGRQYLGAGLTIGAAVCALVAAVLLMRSAASGRQATAKYAAPAVRRSAARDEDTDTGVSERGMWDALDEGVDPTDRGTDTEGR
- a CDS encoding anthranilate synthase component I, with amino-acid sequence MQSNLAATTTREEFRALAAEHRVVPVIRKVLADSETPLSAYRKLAANRPGTFLLESAENGRSWSRWSFIGAGAPSALTVRDGEAVWLGATPQGAPTGGDPLQALHETMALLSTESPAGVPPLSGGMVGFFAYDFVRRLERLPEMVTDDLGLPDMLLLLATDLAAVDHHEGTITLIANAVNWNGTDERVDEAYDDAVARLDVMTKALGQPLSSTVATYSRPQSRHRSQRTMEEYSEIVERLVKEIEAGEAFQVVPSQRFEVDTAVDPIDVYRMLRVTNPSPYMYLMHVPDETGGTAFSIVGSSPESLVTVKDGWATTHPIAGTRWRGQTEEEDQLLEKELLADEKERSEHLMLVDLGRNDLGRVCVPGTVRVEDYSHIERYSHVMHIVSTVTGLLADGRTALDAVTACFPAGTLTGAPKVRAMELIEGVEKTRRGLYGGVVGYLDFAGNADFAIAIRTALMSKGTAYVQAGGGVVADSNGPYEYNESANKAKAVLNAIAAAETLCAP
- a CDS encoding peroxiredoxin, whose translation is MKRGDRVADFELPDQTGTVRSLTELLADGPIVLFFYPAAMTPGCTKEACHFRDLGSEFAALGASRVGISTDAVDKQARFADSQNFDYPLLSDADGAIATTFGVKRGLLGKLIPVKRTTFVIDTDRTVLEVISSEVNMDAHADKALEVLKTR
- a CDS encoding 2-isopropylmalate synthase gives rise to the protein MFAWNRQQPSPMPSYRYASVYDRVEVPLAERHWPNAQISHAPLWVPVDLRDGNQALPDPMDPARKRRFFELLVAMGYKEIEVGYPSASQADYNFVRLLAESDIVPADVTIVVFTPARRDLIERTVDSVWGITGDVVVHMYTATAPTWRDVVLGRDGAELRGLVLAGGRDVLEFTGEAGNIRFEFSPEVFNLTEPDYVLGLCDDMTRLWDATPERPVILNLPATVEVATPNVYADQIEYMHRNLARRDSVILSVHPHNDRGTGVACAELAILAGAQRVEGCVFGNGERTGNVDIATLALNMHAQGIDPMIDFSNIDEIARTVEYCTRMPIHERHPYVGALVHTAFSGTHQDAIKKGLAEHRERALRTGRSEREIDWRVPYLPIDPADIGRAYDAVIRVNSQSGKGGFAYVLLTEYGLDLPREMQIDFARRAQALADERGVEIKPGELYDLFVATYGKGALNAS
- a CDS encoding FadR/GntR family transcriptional regulator, whose product is MDSPVVQVQRHPLAAQTAHLLLSRIRNGEWPLGHRLPGETTLAAQLGVGRSTLREAIRELAGKGVLDSRQGAGVFVIALDASEDWDTILRRTTIAAVIEARIAIEAEAAALAATRRTPADLRAIRRTLAARGVEGQSIPDHVDADAAFHRAVVAAAHNDVLTQLFDAFLPRLRLAMIDMLKIRPVPGQADHVAHRELADAIAARDPIAAATASRSHLSALKESYA
- a CDS encoding ABC transporter ATP-binding protein, producing the protein MTPVLELDEVTFRRNGKQIIDGISLTVERGEHWALLGPNGAGKSTLLGFCAAETFPTTGTVTVLGRQMGRTDLAALRRSIGYVNPRHRLQYSLTVREVVLTGITATIDLPMRWTPNPEQAEHADAMIAAVGMSRKSDDVWPTLSQGERGRALIARALVSEPELLLLDEPTTGLDVAAREQLLETIDGLDHTHPDVASILVTHHLEELPTTTTHALLIADGRTVASGPARETISTDNVTAAFSHPIAVGYQDGRWTARAKATAIDV
- the hisI gene encoding phosphoribosyl-AMP cyclohydrolase, producing MSLDPEIAKRLKRDTNGLFAAIAQERGSGDVLMVAWMDDEALARTLETREATYYSRSRGEYWVKGATSGHTQHVHSVRLDCDGDAVLLEVDQVGGACHTGDHSCFDADQLLAPES